The sequence AGATAGCATGTAGCCAAGCAGGAAACCAATAAAAGGCATCAAGGCAGATGTTCCCAGCAGGGGTGGCGAGAAGATGATCAAAATACTGTTTCCAACACTTGTCACAAACAGAGCGATTATTGGAACAGATGATACAAGCAACACAATCATCCCTGCCTGAAATAAAAGTGGATCAGGAGTTGGGAAAGACAAGACAAAAATCCCCATTAAAATTAGCCAAGATGTTTGTAAGTAGCTGTCCCATTGTCTGTTAGAATGATACCTTCCTACTTGTAATAATATAGCACcttcatctcaaagcacttaagaGATTCTATTGGAACCCCTTTACTCACAGTTAGAATACAGGCACTGCTGAGACGGAATATGATTGCTGTTTTTTCTAGGCGTAAGTAGATGTTGGTGATCTGTCCCAGTCACTTCTGGATGATTGCCACAAAGCCCTAGTTAGTGGCTTTGAGGCTTTCCTCTTGTCCTGTGATGTCAGGCATCTGAGCTCTCCGCACAATAGAACATTTTGTGCAAGGCTATGGATTGCTTAGAGAGtgttgtccagtggttagagcagggaactgggagtaaGTACTCTTGGGTCCTGTCCTCAGCTCTTTCACTGGTTTGTGGCATGACCTAGAAGAAGCTACTTAAcccttctgtgcttcagttttcccatctgtaaatcaGGGGTACAGATACTAATTACCTCATAGGCAACTAGTGAGatgaaatgtttgtaaattgcttcGAAGCCCTTAGGGAAAGGTGATGACCACAGAATAATGCCATTTCTTACCTTGATGATGAGGCGAGCATACTGTGGCTTCTTCTCATTCAGGAAGATCCCAATTGTGCAGGGAATGAGCATTATGGCCAAGGAGATGACTATTCCCTTGTAAGGTACTTTGCCCTCTAGGTTGCCCTGGTACAGCCCTCTTGAGTAAAGATACAGTAGAAGAGGCATCAGCCCAAGTGCCAGGAGTGTTGAGCATGTGGTCATCACAATGCTGAGATGAAGGGAGAAAGTAATAGCAGTGGAATAAAATTCTTTGTTGGAATATTCTTCTCTTTATCTAACTTGGATACATACATCCATCTACAATTTCAGCTCACTTTTCCCatttctcccctttccctcaCAGAGGTTTCAGCATTACCAGGCGGTGAAAGGACCTACAGGAATAGAAGTAAGGGAAAACTGAGTAGTTAAAGGACAGTTCTATTTTAGGCTCACAAAGTAGTCATAAGTATGCATCTTGGTTCATAGAAAttgccatactgcatcagacctgTGGTCCAGCTAGTCTAGTATCCTatctccagcagtggctggtacCAGTTGCTTTaaaggaaagtgcaagaaactgCATAAcaggcaattatggaataacctgcccatagggAACATTTCTTCTCAACTCCCATTAGTTAGAAGTTGGTTTTCCCCTGAAACATAAGGGTTTATATCTTCAAAGCTCTTGGGTTGGTTTGTTTCTAAATACTTCCTGTTATAACTCTGGATGTTCTTGTTATCCGTGTACATAAAGTGCAAAAGTTCAGAAGCTATGCAGAGAAATCTAAATTCAGCTGTCTTTCCCTTGCTGTTGTTTCCACGCTTTAATCTTGGACGAGGGCTATTGGACTGAGGCAATGCTAGTCTAATTTTTTGGGGAGCTTATCTTTTTCTATTTGGGGTAGCCCCTTAAGACTTGCTTGATTTACATGGAACGGCAGGAGGTCTCTTAAGAGTACTAATAACTGGAATAGTGAAGGGGTGAGAAATGTAGGCATTGCCACACTGGAACAAAACAATGGTCCATTTACACCAGTATTCTGCCCTCAACAGTGGCTTATGTTAGTCACTTACAAAAACCCAATTATGCACCTGATGATGCAACAGCAGTGATGTAGTGCTAAACCATACAGTGCAGGAGCCCTGCAGAAATTCCCTCAAGTTGGTAATTCTATCACGTGTGTGAGAGTCTCCAAAATCCATTTTGCATGTGATGTCATCGTAAGATAAAGCAGCCATTTTTGAAACCTAAAATGTTACCGGTAAATTTTATCTAATTGAAAATCAGTGCAACGGTAATTGTGAGACTTCACACATTAGTAATAAATACACACATTGTTCTAATATAAAACACGTGTAGCTCAGCTCCTCTATGTCAAACTTTACACTAAGTAGCAAGGCACAGGGAAAGCAATTAGTCAAAGAGCTCATCGGCAGAACATGTAAAATACTCTTTATAAAACATTCTCTGCAAAATTCAAATAAAGTATTTAAGATGCCAGAAGACTATTTTACATTGGTCTTGAATTTTACTCAGATTTCACATCCACTTATGAAATTTATCGCATAACTTTTTAGAAGAAAGGTAAATTGGATCTACTGCATATGATGGTAGCTTGGAAAGAAGTGTGACTCTCAACTTGAAAACTTGGTGTGTTTTAAGGGGATTCAGACTATAATGctatcttaaaaataaacaaaaatactgAGGAGAGAAGTGCCATCTACTGCCTCTCCTTAATTTGTAGTATTTTTCTGCTTATTCTATGAAGCATTTCACTGTTTTCATAAGACCTTCACAGGATATATTCCCCACTGGTGACTTGCCTCCTGAATTTCTGACCCTCTCCTATTATTACTTTTCCTAAGGAGATGAGTTAGAAGCATCATGAAATATTTGACCAGTATTTTGCCATTTGGTGGTCTTGCATGGTAGTCACATGGGAATATCTATGCTGAGTGGATTCTAAATCACGGTGTACAAAAAGGTCTGCTAGAAAGTCTTGTCATTTTGATGAGTTCATTGATAAAGATGCAGTATGGGATACTTTGCTTAATAGCAGAGAGCTAATAGGGAGAAATGCCACTTTTCCTTAGTTAATTTAGGCAATTGCTCATAAGCCTCTGGGCCATGTGAATTTATGCTGAATTGGCTGAATTTTCAGAAGGGTCTCAGCCATGGCCAGGAGTCACCATTGTGTTACTCCAGATTAAAGTTGGTGTAACTCTACTTGAACTAAATGAATGGCGTTACACCCCTATAAAAGGGGAGTTAATGCAATGGGGGATCAAGCCCCAAATCTTTATATCTGAACCTACAGTTTTGCCCATGGAGAAACTTGCAACTTTTGAGCACATAGAACTTTTGCTTTTCTGCATTCACAAATTACGTGACTGGGCACCAAATGTAAACAAGGTGGTCACAAATATGCAGcccactcttgaaaatgtggtCTCTGTGTCACAGGACCAAACATAAGGATCCATATTgccatgcaataaaaataaaatgcaccacAACAAAAAGCACTATTAAAACAACCAACTAACTAATCAAAAGTCCCATGGTAGACCCTTATTTTATGGCAACCAGTTGAATTTGTTAATGAAAGGCTCAGAGAACAGGGACCATTCCTATTTGGCTTTAATTTATCATTATATTTTCATCATGCTTAGATAGACCTTTGTCTCCCTAATCTATTGATTTAATTACCCAGTCAATTTGTAAGTGGTCACAACATCTTCTATTGGGTTGAATTTTGGGTTGAAGAAGTTTAACTCACATCAAGTTCTTTGAAATGTAGCTTGTAGTCCAATACTGGGCTGAGTAACCAGACTGATGAGCATGCCACAGGGAAGCTATTGAAATCAATTTTTCTTATGGCACCAACAGAAGTACGCAATTTGTCTTCCTTTGATGAGAGTTGCTTTCCCCCTAAAGCTATAATCTGTGCAGGTTTCTAATTCCTGGGTCCTAACTGCAAGACCGATGGAAACTCTCCCTAGTTCTCTGTCTACCCCCACATTGCTCCTTACCTTCCGTGCTGGCTTGAGCCTCACCCTGGTTTCCTGAGAGGGTGTTATGTCCTCTGCCCACTTCACTCCTCCCTTCGGCCTGGCTCTCCGCTTCCTGCTGGTTCCCAGAGTAGCAGCACCAAGAGTAGCTGCAGTGGGTTCTGGCAGGAGGGctcagctgctggctgggctccCTTCCACCCtactctgctcctctccctccttcctgctggTTTGAGGCTTCCCCAGTGCCAAGAGTAGCTGCTCTGGGTTCTGGCAGGAGAGCCCAACCCAGGCATTGGTCACACTCCCAGCCACATGAGGTTGTTTACTGGTGCACGTGTGGGAGCATGGGTGGCTGGGCTAAATTTGAGTGGTGTTTCAACCTGGCATGTCAGGTGATACCACCACTGAAATTTGGCTTGGCTACTGCTCTGGCTGGCATTATGGAGGGGTAGCTAGGTCAAATCTTAGTGATGGTGTGACCCCAAGTGCTGGAGTGCAGCTCTATTCTAGATTTTAGGTGCTAGAGCGCTGCTCCGGACCAAtagtgactaggcagcagttaGCACCATGCTGATAAGTACTCTAAAAATACTTTGGGTACAATACCACATTTCTTCCTGCCTGAAGCATTAGAATGGAGAGAGCTAATAAGTTAGACTGTAGACCAGTCTCCCAACTGAAATGGCCTGGCCAGTGACAATGGTGAGGTTGTACTGAGCTCTCCTTACCTCAGGTTCATATCTCCTTTTGATGCCAGACTAAAAATGTTTGAGAGGTTTCCACCTGGACAGCAGCCACAGATGAGCACAGCCAGAGACTCAATAGGTCCCAAATGGAAGAGCTTGCCCAGGGCAAATGCTGTCAGAGGCATTATGCCATACTGAGCCACCACAGCAATGGCCACCCCTTTAGGTTTCCAGAAGTGAGTCTTGATCTTGGAGAGCTGCATGGTGcaccccagtgacaccatgacaATGCTGAGGACAGCAATGAGGATTCCAGTCAGTGCTTGGTCAGTGGCCCGTTGGCGAAACGTGAAAGGCAGTGTAAAGTTGGGCAAGGAGGCATTCTCAGTATGCTCTGGGTTCCAGGATTCTGGGCTCCCATAGGCTCCTCTGGTGGTGTTCATTGTTGCTATGAGCTTAGCCATCCCTTCTTCCTGGTGTGGTTGGCAAAGTGAGGAAAGAAGCCAGTTCAAAAGCCTGAAACAATGCAAATCCAGTTCAAGTAAACATCACATCCAACACTCCCCCTTCCTGCAGTCAGTAACTTCTCTTCTTTAGGCCAGAGCTCTTATCATCTGGTACTGAGTGCAGCTGAAGGCTATTTTGTCAAGCATCATATTTTTAATAGTTTGCACCTTTCTGCCCAAGAAATTCAAAGCACTCTCCTTATTTTTAGGACTAAAATAACCCCTCTAATATCCACATTGATGGCTCGCTAATATTTCATGCATGACACGAATTCAGCCTCTGTCTCATGGCTATCAATGAATAGCCATGAAACAGAGCCAATTGATTTCAAGAATAAAAACCTTCCTCTATTTTCTAGCTTTCCAAGACTTCCAACTGGATGCCTTGACTCCTCTCTAGCTTCCTTAGCCTTTCCCACACTATGAGAACAAAGGCACAGTCAATGAAAATAAAAGGCAGCtaatttaaaattgataaaatgAAAtagcctgtagaactcattgccacaagatgctactgaggccaagagcttagccgGATTCGAAATAGTTTGGCGTTTATATACCCAGTGAGAACATCCCCAGTGATATTAGAAAGAATTCATTTTTTCCCTCTAGGGCTACATCTACGCTATgagctagaggtgtgattcctcTGCTCGCGTACACATGCTAGCTCTCGTTGAACTAGCGTGAGTACAAATAGCTGCGTAATTGCGGTAGCATAGGCACAGCTTAGCCATGCCATGTGCAAATCCACAGGGGTCTGGCACATTTGTACTCGGTATAGCTAAGCTGTACCTCTGCTGCTACCCATACTacagtggctacactgctatttatactcacactagctctcatcaatCTAACgtgagtatgtgtacatgagcaggggacTTGTACCCCCTACCGCacagtatagacaaagcctaagaagGGTTATAAACCCTCATTCTTCAGGGCTAAGCCCACCTCTGACTCATGGGAGTTTGGAAGAAGCTTTTCCTGTGGTCAGGTTATTCCAGTAGGTGCTATCTTGAGCCTTACTCTGAAGCACCTGTTGCTGATCACAGTCAgagcaggatactggactaggtaGACTCTGATCTGGTAGGGCAATTCCTCTGTTACGTTTATAAGCACAAATTAATTGAGCTTCACAGTGTTCCAAAATAGCATTCCCAtcttagagatggggaaacagacacagagaggctaCCTGATTCATCCAAGGATACCgactgagtcagtggcagagcagggaaaaaGGTTTCTTGGCCTTGTTAAAGCATGGGACAGACAGCCATATTTCCTGTCAAACCCGCAGCTGCCAGCAGCACGCGTCAATGGTAGTTGCACAGGGGGACATAAGGAGGAAGTGGGGCGAGTGTGGTGTTCTTTAAAGAAACTATTTCACAAGTTGAAATGACTCTTCTGATCCCCAGTAAGTCCTTGCCATTCTAAACATGTAGCAGGAGGACACATTTCATTCCATATGCCAGACTTGGGAACTGGATTTACTGGTGCCCAACCTTCTTCTGGGCTCCCTGTTCGCCActcccctatacacacacacacacgcacacacacacacaaataaatatggCGCAAGCTATCTGGAGACTCCCATTAGAATCAGACCTGGTGTCTGCAAAAACACACCATTCCTAGACACATTGAAGTACAGAGtggaaattaattaatttaccGTTAGCCCTTAGACCGCTGCTTCAGAAGGTGGATATTGTCTTTGCACTTTTCAAAGGGTGTACGTGCTACTTGATAATCCATTCCTGGCTGAGTTCTCCAAGCAATAAAACTCAGAAGGCCATTTAGCCATTATGATTCAAGAAAATCCCTTCCCCATCTGGCAAAGCCTGGTTCTGTTCTTGCAGAGTGTGGTAGTAGCTCCTAGAAGAGCAAGACTGGAATCTTCTGGATGGGGATGTGTTCCAGAGGCAGCCTGTGCAGGTTGGATCTTTTTCTCCTAGGTACGGGGTTGTGGAATGGATTTTCACCACACTGCTTTCTCTGTGAACCCTTCCCTCTTGCTGGAGAAGCTCTACAGCTCTAATTTGTCAGCTGCAGTAATTTATTCATTGCTTCTATTCATAGCAGAGCTCACCAGTGAGCAACCTTTCCAGCCCAATTGCTCTGGAAACGTGATTGAAAGCTGGAAGGAATGTAGGAGCCTTTCTTTCCTGTTTCTCTCTCTAGTGTTGATTTGAAAATGCCTCTAATAGGCAGGATGTCACAAGGAAGGAGTAGCTGGAGCAGTGACAACTTTTGAGTGTTGCATAGGCATCCCCAATCAGGTTAGGAGAAGGAGCTATAGCTAAGGTAGTATTTAATGAGAATATTCACTAATGGTTGGCATAGGGAtgcctgggttctttccctgcaTTGTCCACTGACTTGCAATGTGGCCTCAAGAAAGTTAATTGACGTTTTTGTCGCAGCACTTCTCACACTCATGGATAATCCCCACCCTGATAAAATGGAGATACTACTATCCGCCCTGCAGAGGGCATTGCGAAGCTTCATTTTTATGACGTGCTTGACGTGCTTTGAGACCTGCAGGTGAATGGTGTGATCTAATATGAAGGTAGATCTTTGTCTCCAGAAAAAGGGGCTATGCAAAGTTGTGCATTTTGGatgtattttttgggggggggagggagggcatggTTTGAAGGGCTGTATGAGTAATAAATAAACACAATCAAGGTAGCACATGTGCAAGGGCATTAGAAATCTATAGGGAATTTTGTGGTAAAATCCACAgcaatttttcttttcccttcccccatttcCTTTTCTCCAAATATCCACAGAATTTCTGGGTAGTTGTTTGCTTTCTATTGTATTTGTCTCTGCTCTTCTATTTTAATACTGAATACTGTCATAAGATGCAAGGAGGGTCAAATAAAAGCATTTGGTCACTTATTCAGTGTCACTGCATTTGCTGCCCAAAGAATATCCCAAGCGCAGCTGCAGGTgttcaacatttaaaaattgacaaCACTGTAAATATTTCTCTCCATCTCCATCTTTAGGAGTGTAGCAACTGTCTGAACTGTCCTAAATAGTAACAATTAAAAAATACTTATAGGGGCTTGTGCTTAAAAAATTTCTACTGGCTGGAAAGCAATCTCTATAGTTAAAATGGGAAACACCACTGGAACCAGTGATGTCTCTCGAACTGGAAGAACCATTCTAAATGCAGCCACTGTAATAAAATACAGCAGCCTTGTCTCTATGGAACATCCTTTCTAGTGAATGGAACGTGGAAACATGCCAGGGATGTCCATCCCTCTTACATCAGGAGCTGGATGTTTGAGATCACTCATGAAAAGGATAATAAATATCCTTAGCCATTAAAATCAGCAGACCATTGACATGAACTGGGCAATATCAAGACATGCTGCAGGTGGAATATAAACAGGCTTGCATGCCCTTAAGGATGTCAGTGGAGCAGTAGTCAGAAAATTTAATCTTGGTCTGTGTCTATAAATTAGTGCTTGGACAGCGGCCAGTGAAGCTAACTGCtgttagccagtgacttccatgcTGTCTAACCCTGAGCAGGGCAGGCACAGGTGGCATGTTGATTAAAGAATCAGTGGGACCTTGTCATCACTTGGACTCCCAGTGGTGGAGCTGGACCCCTGTTAGCAATGGTGGAAagctttaaaaggaaaaaggctAGTGCAGGCCAGGCCTTGGGTGGGGCCCATCCACACTGGGGACTGAGCTAAATTAGTTTGAACTGTTTTCAACCAAGTTCCCTCAACACAGTTTAACAATGGGTGGCCGCATTCTACCCTCACCCTATGCAGAAGCCTACTGAGATATCAAAGCAGGTTGCATGGCTGTAAGTGAGGGCACAACTGAGCCCTCACTGCTAGGCCAGTGGGCATAACCATTTAAAACCCATTCAGCTAAGACAGTTAAATTTCCAGTGCAGAGATTGCCCTGGGAACAGTAATtgatacaaatattttttttctactctGGACAATTTTTGGACTAAGTTCTTAGCACAATGAaccctttgtttttttccccatagtaGAAATAGCGCAAGTATATTGTCCCACAGTACAAAGGACCTTATTCTTATAATGTTTTATAAAGCTAAATAGCTTGGCAAGATATAATGCACACTAGCACCACTAGTGATCACTAATAGCACAACAATAGTCATTCCTAAACTTTGAGGCTAGTGAGATCCTTTAATGGATTTTAAGGCCTCAGTTTTAAACAACATGGACTAAATTTAAGTGCCACAGTTTTGATCTTGGTGCCGCAAGTTGGGCAGCAAAAATTAATGGAAACTGTTTAGTTTCTTGCCCTAAATCTCTTTAGTAAAAAGTAACCAAATAAGTGGTGCTGCACACAGAATGCTTACCACCCTCTgtgcattaaaaatgtattttaaaaatactagagATTTATGGACTTTTCGATGAAAGGTGAAACGGTATGTTTTGTGTATgctttttttaagagaaaatccCCTCAAATTGTAGTTTGCTGGATATATAATGAGCGAGCACTTTAAACCTTCAAAGAACCTCACAAATATTAACTGATTAACGCTCAAGTCCCCCTGCAAGATAGGTAAATActttgccattttacagatggggaaaatgaggcacagttcttgggggcagggactggcattTATTTTATGCTTGTACAGTACCTAGTACAAGGGGGCCCAACTTGGTTGTGGCCTTTATGCGTTTCCGCAATAGAAATGTTAACACAGGTTAATTGATCAGCACAAGGCTTTGCAGTAAGTCAATATCTGACCCAGAATTAGAACGTAGTAGAACCCAGATCCCAGTTTTCTACTCGGATAAGGTTTCTCTTATTATCTATGTGTACTTTGGAATATGCAATTTGGCCTTTTTTGTGTACTTGAAATTATCAGAAAACCTGACTAttctcagattttattttaac is a genomic window of Malaclemys terrapin pileata isolate rMalTer1 chromosome 4, rMalTer1.hap1, whole genome shotgun sequence containing:
- the SLC10A1 gene encoding LOW QUALITY PROTEIN: hepatic sodium/bile acid cotransporter (The sequence of the model RefSeq protein was modified relative to this genomic sequence to represent the inferred CDS: deleted 2 bases in 1 codon); the encoded protein is MAKLIATMNTTRGAYGSPESWNPEHTENASLPNFTLPFTFRQRATDQALTGILIAVLSIVMVSLGCTMQLSKIKTHFWKPKGVAIAVVAQYGIMPLTAFALGKLFHLGPIESLAVLICGCCPGGNLSNIFSLASKGDMNLSIVMTTCSTLLALGLMPLLLYLYSRGLYQGNLEGKVPYKGIVISLAIMLIPCTIGIFLNEKKPQYARLIIKAGMIVLLVSSVPIIALFVTSVGNSILIIFSPPLLGTSALMPFIGFLLGYMLSSFFNLNDRCRRTVCMETGCQNVQLCSTILKVAFAPDVIGPLFFFPFLYMVFQLGEGFLLILAFRVHEKLKKPNGKCSITKTSLRFLQAFHLKVVYKPHTGITAPITELLLSLGWNSVAV